From a region of the Aegilops tauschii chloroplast, complete genome genome:
- the psaJ gene encoding photosystem I subunit IX produces MRDIKTYLSVAPVLSTLWFGALAGLLIEINRLFPDALSFPFF; encoded by the coding sequence ATGCGGGATATAAAAACATATCTCTCTGTAGCACCCGTGCTAAGTACTCTATGGTTTGGTGCTTTAGCAGGTTTATTGATAGAAATTAATCGTTTATTCCCAGATGCTTTGTCATTCCCTTTTTTTTAA
- the rpl33 gene encoding ribosomal protein L33 — protein sequence MAKGKDVRIRVILECISCVRKGANEESTGISRYSTQKNRHNTPGQLEFKKFCRYCRKHTTHHEIKK from the coding sequence ATGGCCAAGGGAAAAGATGTTAGAATCAGAGTTATTTTGGAATGCATCAGTTGTGTTCGAAAAGGTGCCAATGAGGAATCGACGGGGATTTCTAGATATAGTACTCAAAAGAATCGCCACAATACACCCGGACAATTAGAATTCAAAAAATTTTGTCGTTATTGTCGCAAGCATACGACTCATCACGAAATAAAGAAATAG
- the rps18 gene encoding ribosomal protein S18: protein MYTSKQPFLKSKQPFSKSKQTFNKSKQPFRKSKQTFRKFKQPFRKSKQPFRRRPRIGPGDRIDYRNMSLINRFISEQGKILSRRINRLTLKQQRLITLAIKQARILSFLPFRNYENEKQFQAQSISIITGSRPRKNRHIPQLTQKYNSNRNLRNNNQNLRNNNRNLSSDC, encoded by the coding sequence ATGTATACATCTAAACAACCTTTTCTTAAATCTAAGCAACCCTTTAGTAAATCCAAGCAAACTTTTAATAAATCCAAGCAACCCTTTCGTAAATCCAAGCAAACTTTTCGTAAATTCAAGCAACCTTTTCGTAAATCTAAACAACCTTTTCGTAGGCGTCCCCGGATTGGCCCGGGAGATCGAATTGATTATAGAAACATGAGTTTAATTAATAGATTTATTAGTGAACAAGGAAAAATATTATCGAGACGAATAAATAGATTAACCTTGAAACAACAACGATTAATTACTCTTGCTATAAAACAGGCTCGTATTTTATCTTTCTTACCGTTTCGTAACTATGAGAACGAAAAGCAATTTCAAGCCCAGTCAATTTCAATAATTACAGGTTCTAGACCCAGAAAAAATAGACATATTCCTCAATTAACGCAAAAGTACAATTCCAATCGAAACTTAAGAAACAACAACCAAAATTTAAGAAACAACAACCGGAACTTAAGTTCCGATTGTTGA
- the rpl20 gene encoding ribosomal protein L20, translating to MTRVPRGYIARRRRTKMRSFASNFRGAHLRLNRMITQQVKRAFVSSHRDRGRQKRDFRRLWITRINAATRVYKVFDSYSKLIHNLYKKKLILNRKMLAQVAVSNPNNLYTISNKIKIIN from the coding sequence ATGACCAGAGTTCCGCGAGGATATATAGCCCGGAGACGACGAACAAAAATGCGTTCATTTGCCTCAAACTTTAGAGGGGCTCATTTAAGACTTAATCGAATGATTACCCAACAGGTAAAAAGAGCTTTTGTTTCCTCTCATCGAGATAGAGGTAGGCAAAAGAGGGATTTTCGTCGTTTGTGGATCACTCGGATAAACGCAGCAACGCGGGTATATAAAGTATTCGATAGTTATAGTAAATTAATACACAACCTGTACAAGAAGAAATTGATTCTTAATCGTAAAATGCTTGCACAAGTAGCTGTATCAAATCCAAATAATCTTTACACGATTTCCAATAAAATAAAGATCATCAATTAA